Proteins co-encoded in one Gracilimonas sediminicola genomic window:
- a CDS encoding TonB-dependent receptor — MRYLFILFFSLTTATAFAQYGKIRGVVTDFETGETIIGASVIIEGTTKGDATDVNGEYIITGVEPGSYNLLVSYIGYSQTTVQDVRVSIDLTTEINVELRAQVLEGEEVTVTAGRELIRKDVTASLSSVTSDQIEAIPVENFSEVVELQAGVVDGHFRGGRTGEVGYWVDGVPVTDVFDGSLSAGVENSSVKEVQVVTGAFNAEYGQAMSGIVNIVTKDGSNNFTGSVNTFLGDYASTRTDLYRGIGQINPIAVRNLEASLDGPIIKDKLFFFVSGRYFGNDGWFYGREVFDYNDVGINSLGQLGLVDTLGSGDSSLVNMNPYEKLNAQMKLTWRPVSGVKIAANAIFGGEEFQNYNHSAQFMPQFSRQEFTRNYSAYLKGTHTLSSNTYYDVSVSNTYKMYESYLFEDPNDSRYLPNDYAGFRASNITSNFIVGGTDNGRTSRETSTLIGKFDITSQVNSANQIKSGVEYRYHTLKYSDKTSIVNNPNGGVATVFVNSKYDVNPIEISGYIQDKVEIGNLIINAGVRFDYFDSNFKVFTDPTDPNVVFEEQRPEDESQVFESSEPTWQFSPRLGIAFPISQTGALHFSYGHFFQIPNFNLLYQNPFFRLGSGSGLIGLLGNANLKPQKTINGELGYKQELTSSSAVEVTAFFRDIRNLAGTATDPTVVDGTSVRYGIVKNSDFGFIKGVVLSFEQALSSGLFFTADYTFQIAKGNASDPSQAYNAAAAKTELEKRIVPLDWDQLHTVNLTANYTSRNGWGFGAIFNAGSGFPYTPDYTLRSGTTPPSVNPLNSQRRPPKYNLDLNLTKNFEMAGNQRLQVYAKIDNVLDTGNEQGVFSDTGTAEYSLYRNEDLKTFRGDIRYLNENYDRPDFYNEPRRVVFGVRYNF, encoded by the coding sequence GTGCCAGTGTAATAATTGAAGGGACAACCAAGGGTGATGCAACCGATGTTAACGGAGAGTACATTATCACAGGTGTTGAGCCGGGCAGCTACAACTTGTTGGTTTCATACATTGGGTACAGCCAGACTACCGTACAAGATGTGCGTGTTTCCATTGATCTGACTACAGAAATTAATGTTGAACTTCGGGCTCAGGTATTGGAAGGGGAAGAGGTTACGGTTACCGCAGGGCGGGAATTAATCAGAAAAGATGTAACAGCAAGCCTTTCTTCAGTAACAAGCGATCAGATTGAAGCTATTCCCGTAGAAAATTTCTCAGAAGTTGTTGAGCTGCAAGCCGGTGTCGTTGACGGTCACTTTAGAGGAGGCCGTACCGGTGAGGTAGGATATTGGGTGGATGGAGTTCCCGTAACAGATGTTTTTGATGGCAGTCTTTCCGCCGGTGTTGAGAATAGCTCAGTTAAGGAAGTACAGGTGGTTACCGGTGCTTTTAATGCTGAATACGGGCAAGCCATGAGTGGAATCGTGAATATTGTGACCAAAGATGGAAGCAATAATTTTACAGGATCGGTAAATACTTTTTTGGGTGATTATGCTTCAACCCGTACAGATTTATACAGAGGTATAGGTCAGATTAACCCCATTGCTGTACGAAATCTTGAAGCAAGCCTTGATGGTCCTATCATTAAAGATAAATTGTTCTTTTTTGTGAGTGGCCGGTACTTTGGTAACGACGGCTGGTTCTACGGCCGGGAAGTGTTCGACTATAATGATGTCGGGATTAATTCACTCGGTCAGCTTGGGCTGGTTGATACTTTAGGCTCCGGTGATTCTTCATTAGTGAATATGAATCCCTATGAAAAACTGAATGCCCAGATGAAGTTAACCTGGCGTCCTGTTTCAGGGGTGAAGATTGCAGCTAATGCTATTTTTGGTGGAGAAGAGTTCCAAAATTACAATCATTCCGCTCAGTTCATGCCACAGTTTTCGCGGCAGGAGTTTACCAGGAATTACAGCGCCTACCTGAAAGGCACCCACACGCTTTCAAGCAATACTTATTATGATGTAAGCGTATCGAATACGTATAAAATGTATGAGTCGTACTTATTTGAAGACCCCAATGACTCAAGATATCTGCCGAATGATTATGCGGGATTCCGGGCAAGCAACATTACATCCAACTTTATAGTTGGGGGAACCGATAACGGACGCACCAGCCGGGAAACCAGCACGTTGATCGGTAAGTTTGATATTACCAGCCAGGTAAACAGCGCCAACCAAATTAAATCCGGTGTTGAGTACAGGTATCACACCCTTAAGTACAGCGATAAAACCTCTATCGTTAACAATCCTAATGGCGGGGTGGCAACCGTTTTTGTGAACTCGAAATATGATGTAAACCCTATTGAGATTTCCGGTTACATACAGGATAAGGTGGAGATCGGGAACCTGATTATTAATGCCGGAGTGCGTTTCGACTACTTCGATTCAAATTTCAAGGTATTTACAGACCCAACCGATCCTAATGTTGTATTTGAAGAGCAGCGTCCTGAGGATGAAAGTCAGGTATTTGAATCTTCAGAGCCAACCTGGCAATTCAGTCCCCGTTTAGGAATTGCTTTCCCGATTTCGCAGACCGGAGCTCTGCACTTTTCTTATGGTCACTTTTTCCAGATTCCAAACTTCAACCTGCTGTACCAAAACCCATTCTTCCGACTGGGAAGCGGGTCGGGACTTATTGGACTGCTTGGTAACGCAAACCTGAAGCCTCAGAAAACCATTAACGGTGAATTGGGATATAAGCAGGAATTAACCAGCAGTTCAGCTGTAGAGGTAACCGCTTTTTTCCGGGACATCAGAAACCTCGCGGGTACGGCCACCGATCCTACCGTTGTTGATGGTACCTCTGTGCGATATGGTATTGTAAAGAACTCTGACTTTGGTTTTATCAAAGGGGTAGTGTTAAGCTTCGAACAGGCGCTTTCAAGCGGACTCTTTTTTACCGCAGATTATACCTTTCAGATCGCCAAAGGAAATGCCTCCGATCCATCTCAGGCATACAACGCAGCGGCTGCCAAAACAGAACTTGAAAAGAGGATTGTACCTCTGGACTGGGATCAGCTGCACACGGTTAATCTGACAGCTAATTATACTTCCAGAAATGGTTGGGGATTTGGTGCTATTTTTAATGCGGGTTCCGGTTTCCCATACACCCCGGATTACACCCTGCGCAGTGGAACAACACCTCCATCCGTAAATCCATTAAACAGCCAGCGACGCCCGCCTAAGTACAACCTGGATTTAAACCTTACCAAGAACTTTGAAATGGCCGGCAATCAAAGGCTTCAGGTTTATGCCAAGATTGACAACGTGCTCGACACCGGTAACGAGCAGGGAGTGTTTTCTGATACAGGAACTGCAGAATATTCGCTCTACAGAAATGAAGACCTGAAAACGTTCAGGGGAGATATCCGATATCTGAATGAGAATTACGACCGACCTGATTTTTATAATGAACCGCGACGTGTGGTTTTCGGAGTCCGATATAATTTTTAA